One genomic region from Rosa rugosa chromosome 1, drRosRugo1.1, whole genome shotgun sequence encodes:
- the LOC133725507 gene encoding oligouridylate-binding protein 1C codes for MQHQRLKQQQQQALMQQALLQQHSLYHPGLLAPPQIEPIPSGNLPPGFDPSTCRSVYVGNIHTQVTEPLLQEVFASTGAVESCKLIRKEKSSYGFVHYFDRRSAALAILSLNGRQLFGQPIKVNWAYASGQREDTSGHFNIFVGDLSPEVTDATLFACFSVYSSCSDARVMWDQKTGRSRGFGFVSFRSQQDAQSAINDLNGKWLASRQIRCNWATKGAGTNEDKQSSDAKSVVELTNGSSEDGKEATNNEAPENNPQYTTVYVGNLAPEVTQLDLHRHFHTLGVGVIEEVRLQRDKGFGFVRFNTHAEAALAIQMGNSQSNLCGRQIKCSWGSKPTPPGTVSNPLPPPAAAVPIPGLSASDLLTYERQLAMSKMGGVHALMHPQGQIPLKQGAMGMGTAGASQAIYDGGFQNVAAAQQLMYYQ; via the exons ATGCAGCACCAGAGGctgaagcagcagcagcagcaagctCTGATGCAACAGGCTCTTCTTCAGCAGCATTCTCTCTACCACCCCGGCCTCTTGGCTCCGCCTCAG ATAGAGCCAATCCCAAGTGGAAATCTGCCTCCTGGTTTTGATCCAAGTACTTGCCGCAGTGT GTATGTTGGGAATATCCATACCCAGGTGACAGAACCACTTCTTCAAGAGGTTTTTGCAAGTACAGGTGCTGTTGAAAGCTGTAAACTTATAAGAAAGGAAAAG TCATCCTATGGGTTTGTCCACTATTTTGATCGCAGATCAGCCGCTCTTGCAATATTGTCTCTCAATGGAAGACAGCT GTTTGGACAGCCTATCAAGGTGAATTGGGCATATGCCAGTGGTCAGAGGGAAGATACATCAG GTCACTTCAACATTTTTGTAGGTGATCTCAGCCCTGAGGTTACTGATGCTACATTATTTGCATGCTTTTCTGTTTATTCCAGTTGTTC AGATGCAAGAGTTATGTGGGATCAGAAGACAGGGCGCTCTAGAGGCTTTGGGTTTGTCTCATTCCGGAGCCAACAG gATGCTCAAAGTGCAATAAATGACTTAAATG GTAAGTGGCTTGCCAGTAGACAGATACGTTGCAACTGGGCAACAAAAGGTGCTGGCACCAATGAGGATAAGCAGAGTTCAGATGCCAAGAGTGTGGTGGAACTAACAAATGGCTCCTCAG AAGACGGAAAAGAGGCAACTAACAATGAGGCTCCGGAGAACAACCCCCAATATACCACTGTCTACGTTGGCAATCTTGCTCCAGAG GTCACTCAGCTTGATCTTCATCGTCACTTTCACACTCTTGGTGTTGGAGTAATTGAAGAAGTTCGGCTTCAGCGTGAtaagggttttgggtttgtcAGGTTCAATACCCATGCTGAGGCAGCTCTGGCTATACAGATGGGAAATTCTCAGTCGAATTTGTGTGGAAGACAAATAAAG TGCTCTTGGGGCAGCAAGCCTACTCCACCAGGAACAGTCTCAAACCCACTccctcctccagctgcagcagtGCCTATCCCGGGCCTCTCTGCAAGCGACCTACTGACCTATGAGCGGCAACTAGCAATGAGCAAGATGGGCGGTGTCCATGCCCTTATGCACCCCCAGGGACAGATCCCTCTTAAGCAGGGGGCAATGGGAATGGGCACTGCTGGAGCAAGCCAGGCTATATATGATGGTGGATTCCAGAATGTTGCTGCTGCCCAGCAGCTCATGTACTACCAGTAA
- the LOC133725508 gene encoding protein FLUORESCENT IN BLUE LIGHT, chloroplastic isoform X1, whose translation MAQVVFYPKPWSFDLIKHSLYIENLTVYAKRLSEAAAAAAAMAVVARFSCFFTHPKTSSARSPPSDQFSLKSTLLEPWKSAFLPFKVEAFGENHIEVLEMSPATKCQGATELRFPAMELLLGNALMFTTPLNALAETCEADNSFFNMPLLLSVALVGATVGGLVARQRKGELQRVNEQLRQINAALRRQAKIESYAPTLSYAPSGRIPESEVIIDPRKHELISRLKAGKNFLRNQEPQKASTEFKAALELAQSLEDSIEEKKAARGLGASLQRQGQYRDAIKYHSMVLAISEREGEDSGNTEAYGAIADCYTELGDLESAGKFYDNYIARLEKD comes from the exons ATGGCACAAGTGGTATTTTATCCAAAACCGTGGTCATTTGACTTGATCAAACATTCTCTTTATATCGAAAATCTCACCGTTTACGCCAAACGTTTATccgaagcagcagcagcagcagcagcaatggCAGTGGTAGCTCGTTTCTCTTGCTTCTTCACTCACCCCAAGACCTCCTCCGCCCGATCTCCACCCTCCGATCAATTCTCCCTCAAGTCCACCCTCCTCG AACCATGGAAGTCGGCGTTTCTTCCGTTTAAGGTCGAAGCATTTGGAGAGAATCACATTGAAGTGTTGGAGATGTCGCCGGCCACAAAATGTCAG GGAGCTACAGAATTGAGATTCCCAGCAATGGAGCTTCTCCTCGGTAATGCCTTAATGTTCACTACACCTTTGAATGCTTTGGCAGAAACATGTGAGGCCGACAACTCTTTTTTCAACATGCCTCTGCTACTATCTGTTGCCCTTGTAGGGGCCACTGTTGGTG GGCTGGTTGCCCGGCAAAGGAAAGGGGAATTACAACGAGTGAACGAACAGTTACGACAAATTAATGCTGCTCTGAGAAGACAAGCTAAGATCGAATCATATGCTCCCACTTTGAGCTATGCACCTAGTGGAAGAATACCAGAGAGCGAGGTTATAATTGATCCAAGGAAGCATGAGTTGATTTCTCGATTGAAGGCTGGGAAAAACTTTCTGAGAAACCAAGAACCACAGAAAGCATCTACTGAGTTTAAGGCAGCTCTGGAGCTTGCTCAAAGTTTGGAGGACTCAATTGAGGAGAAGAAGGCTGCAAGGGGTCTAG GAGCCTCACTACAAAGACAGGGCCAATATCGAGATGCCATTAAGTACCATTCTATGGTTTTGGCAATCTCCGAGCGAGAAGGAGAAGACTCGGGAAACACAGAAGCTTATGGAGCAATTGCTGATTGTTATACCGAGCTTGGAGATCTTGAGAGCGCAGGGAAGTTCTATGACAATTATATTGCAAGGTTGGAGAAAGATTAA
- the LOC133725508 gene encoding protein FLUORESCENT IN BLUE LIGHT, chloroplastic isoform X2 — MSGMMGATELRFPAMELLLGNALMFTTPLNALAETCEADNSFFNMPLLLSVALVGATVGGLVARQRKGELQRVNEQLRQINAALRRQAKIESYAPTLSYAPSGRIPESEVIIDPRKHELISRLKAGKNFLRNQEPQKASTEFKAALELAQSLEDSIEEKKAARGLGASLQRQGQYRDAIKYHSMVLAISEREGEDSGNTEAYGAIADCYTELGDLESAGKFYDNYIARLEKD; from the exons ATGTCAGGTATGATG GGAGCTACAGAATTGAGATTCCCAGCAATGGAGCTTCTCCTCGGTAATGCCTTAATGTTCACTACACCTTTGAATGCTTTGGCAGAAACATGTGAGGCCGACAACTCTTTTTTCAACATGCCTCTGCTACTATCTGTTGCCCTTGTAGGGGCCACTGTTGGTG GGCTGGTTGCCCGGCAAAGGAAAGGGGAATTACAACGAGTGAACGAACAGTTACGACAAATTAATGCTGCTCTGAGAAGACAAGCTAAGATCGAATCATATGCTCCCACTTTGAGCTATGCACCTAGTGGAAGAATACCAGAGAGCGAGGTTATAATTGATCCAAGGAAGCATGAGTTGATTTCTCGATTGAAGGCTGGGAAAAACTTTCTGAGAAACCAAGAACCACAGAAAGCATCTACTGAGTTTAAGGCAGCTCTGGAGCTTGCTCAAAGTTTGGAGGACTCAATTGAGGAGAAGAAGGCTGCAAGGGGTCTAG GAGCCTCACTACAAAGACAGGGCCAATATCGAGATGCCATTAAGTACCATTCTATGGTTTTGGCAATCTCCGAGCGAGAAGGAGAAGACTCGGGAAACACAGAAGCTTATGGAGCAATTGCTGATTGTTATACCGAGCTTGGAGATCTTGAGAGCGCAGGGAAGTTCTATGACAATTATATTGCAAGGTTGGAGAAAGATTAA